One Halichoerus grypus chromosome 1, mHalGry1.hap1.1, whole genome shotgun sequence genomic region harbors:
- the CCDC51 gene encoding mitochondrial potassium channel isoform X1 translates to MNTAFGDLLMTGHRTTFTMQHVMGVPRVLVRSGLLGRDLCMIRTLCSPGPSQPREKEPKEVALGLYHRVTALGRALGHSIRQRASSTATTWWDRYEEFVGLNEVREAQGNVTEAEKVFMVARGLVREAREDLEVHQAKLKEVRDRLDRVSREDNQYLELATLEHRMLQEEKRLRAAYLRAEDSEREKFSLFSAAVRGSHEKERTRAERTKNWSLIGSVLGALIGVAGSTYVNRVRLQELKALLLEAQKGPVSLQEAIREQASSYSVQQRDLHDLMVDLRGLVQAGPGQSSGAQSGASPTRDRDADVLSATLKEQLSHSRQVRSCLEGLRERLDGLEKTFSQTAEVVQLAKAAVHPSLVEPADGALPGSLLEQGSMILALSDMERRLEAQVNRNTIYSTLVTSVTFVAALPVLYMLFRAS, encoded by the exons ATGAATACAGCTTTTGGAG atctCCTGATGACAGGACACCGCACCACGTTTACCATGCAGCATGTCATGGGTGTGCCCCGCGTGTTGGTGCGGAGCGGCCTCCTTGGAAGGGACCTCTGTATGATCAGGACTCTGTGCAGCCCCGGCCCTAGCCAGCCCAGAGAGAAGGAACCTAAGGAGGTGGCCCTGGGGCTGTACCACCGCGTCACAGCTctgggaagagccctggggcacaGCATTCGGCAGCGAGCGTCCTCCACGGCCACGACATGGTGGGACAGATATGAAGAGTTTGTCGGACTCAATGAGGTTCGAGAGGCCCAGGGAAACGTGACTGAG GCAGAGAAAGTGTTCATGGTGGCTCGAGGGCTTGTCCGAGAGGCTCGGGAGGACTTGGAAGTTCACCAGGCCAagctgaaggaggtgagggaccGCTTGGACCGCGTCTCCAGAGAGGATAACCAGTACCTAGAACTGGCTACGCTGGAGCACCGGATGCTGCAG GAGGAGAAGAGGCTTCGTGCAGCCTATCTGCGTGCTGAAGACTCGGAGCGAGAGAagttctccctcttctctgcggCTGTGCGGGGAAGTCACGAGAAGGAGCGCACTCGAGCTGAGAGGACCAAGAACTGGTCCCTCATTGGGTCAGTCCTGGGGGCCCTGATTGGTGTGGCTGGCTCCACCTATGTGAACCGTGTGCGGCTACAGGAGCTGAAGGCCTTGCTCTTAGAGGCACAGAAGGGGCCTGTGAGCCTCCAGGAGGCCATCCGAGAACAGGCATCCAGCTACTCCGTCCAGCAGAGGGACCTCCACGACCTCATGGTGGACCTAAGGGGCCTGGTACAAGCTGGGCCCGGGCAGAGCTCTGGGGCCCAGTCAGGTGCTTCCCCCACCCGAGACAGAGACGCAGATGTCCTTTCAGCCACCTTGAAAGAGCAGCTCAGCCATTCCAGGCAGGTCCGTTCCTGTCTAGAGGGTTTACGAGAGCGGCTTGATGGCTTGGAAAAGACTTTCAGCCAAACGGCCGAGGTGGTTCAGCTTGCAAAGGCTGCAGTGCATCCGAGCCTGGTGGAGCCAGCAGATGGGGCTCTACCTGGCTCCTTGCTGGAGCAGGGGAGCATGATCCTGGCACTGTCGGACATGGAGCGGAGGCTAGAAGCCCAGGTCAACAGGAACACCATCTACAGCACGCTGGTCACGTCTGTGACATTTGTGGCCGCACTGCCTGTGCTCTACATGCTGTTCAGGGCCAGCTAG
- the CCDC51 gene encoding mitochondrial potassium channel isoform X2: MTGHRTTFTMQHVMGVPRVLVRSGLLGRDLCMIRTLCSPGPSQPREKEPKEVALGLYHRVTALGRALGHSIRQRASSTATTWWDRYEEFVGLNEVREAQGNVTEAEKVFMVARGLVREAREDLEVHQAKLKEVRDRLDRVSREDNQYLELATLEHRMLQEEKRLRAAYLRAEDSEREKFSLFSAAVRGSHEKERTRAERTKNWSLIGSVLGALIGVAGSTYVNRVRLQELKALLLEAQKGPVSLQEAIREQASSYSVQQRDLHDLMVDLRGLVQAGPGQSSGAQSGASPTRDRDADVLSATLKEQLSHSRQVRSCLEGLRERLDGLEKTFSQTAEVVQLAKAAVHPSLVEPADGALPGSLLEQGSMILALSDMERRLEAQVNRNTIYSTLVTSVTFVAALPVLYMLFRAS; encoded by the exons ATGACAGGACACCGCACCACGTTTACCATGCAGCATGTCATGGGTGTGCCCCGCGTGTTGGTGCGGAGCGGCCTCCTTGGAAGGGACCTCTGTATGATCAGGACTCTGTGCAGCCCCGGCCCTAGCCAGCCCAGAGAGAAGGAACCTAAGGAGGTGGCCCTGGGGCTGTACCACCGCGTCACAGCTctgggaagagccctggggcacaGCATTCGGCAGCGAGCGTCCTCCACGGCCACGACATGGTGGGACAGATATGAAGAGTTTGTCGGACTCAATGAGGTTCGAGAGGCCCAGGGAAACGTGACTGAG GCAGAGAAAGTGTTCATGGTGGCTCGAGGGCTTGTCCGAGAGGCTCGGGAGGACTTGGAAGTTCACCAGGCCAagctgaaggaggtgagggaccGCTTGGACCGCGTCTCCAGAGAGGATAACCAGTACCTAGAACTGGCTACGCTGGAGCACCGGATGCTGCAG GAGGAGAAGAGGCTTCGTGCAGCCTATCTGCGTGCTGAAGACTCGGAGCGAGAGAagttctccctcttctctgcggCTGTGCGGGGAAGTCACGAGAAGGAGCGCACTCGAGCTGAGAGGACCAAGAACTGGTCCCTCATTGGGTCAGTCCTGGGGGCCCTGATTGGTGTGGCTGGCTCCACCTATGTGAACCGTGTGCGGCTACAGGAGCTGAAGGCCTTGCTCTTAGAGGCACAGAAGGGGCCTGTGAGCCTCCAGGAGGCCATCCGAGAACAGGCATCCAGCTACTCCGTCCAGCAGAGGGACCTCCACGACCTCATGGTGGACCTAAGGGGCCTGGTACAAGCTGGGCCCGGGCAGAGCTCTGGGGCCCAGTCAGGTGCTTCCCCCACCCGAGACAGAGACGCAGATGTCCTTTCAGCCACCTTGAAAGAGCAGCTCAGCCATTCCAGGCAGGTCCGTTCCTGTCTAGAGGGTTTACGAGAGCGGCTTGATGGCTTGGAAAAGACTTTCAGCCAAACGGCCGAGGTGGTTCAGCTTGCAAAGGCTGCAGTGCATCCGAGCCTGGTGGAGCCAGCAGATGGGGCTCTACCTGGCTCCTTGCTGGAGCAGGGGAGCATGATCCTGGCACTGTCGGACATGGAGCGGAGGCTAGAAGCCCAGGTCAACAGGAACACCATCTACAGCACGCTGGTCACGTCTGTGACATTTGTGGCCGCACTGCCTGTGCTCTACATGCTGTTCAGGGCCAGCTAG
- the CCDC51 gene encoding mitochondrial potassium channel isoform X3 has product MVARGLVREAREDLEVHQAKLKEVRDRLDRVSREDNQYLELATLEHRMLQEEKRLRAAYLRAEDSEREKFSLFSAAVRGSHEKERTRAERTKNWSLIGSVLGALIGVAGSTYVNRVRLQELKALLLEAQKGPVSLQEAIREQASSYSVQQRDLHDLMVDLRGLVQAGPGQSSGAQSGASPTRDRDADVLSATLKEQLSHSRQVRSCLEGLRERLDGLEKTFSQTAEVVQLAKAAVHPSLVEPADGALPGSLLEQGSMILALSDMERRLEAQVNRNTIYSTLVTSVTFVAALPVLYMLFRAS; this is encoded by the exons ATGGTGGCTCGAGGGCTTGTCCGAGAGGCTCGGGAGGACTTGGAAGTTCACCAGGCCAagctgaaggaggtgagggaccGCTTGGACCGCGTCTCCAGAGAGGATAACCAGTACCTAGAACTGGCTACGCTGGAGCACCGGATGCTGCAG GAGGAGAAGAGGCTTCGTGCAGCCTATCTGCGTGCTGAAGACTCGGAGCGAGAGAagttctccctcttctctgcggCTGTGCGGGGAAGTCACGAGAAGGAGCGCACTCGAGCTGAGAGGACCAAGAACTGGTCCCTCATTGGGTCAGTCCTGGGGGCCCTGATTGGTGTGGCTGGCTCCACCTATGTGAACCGTGTGCGGCTACAGGAGCTGAAGGCCTTGCTCTTAGAGGCACAGAAGGGGCCTGTGAGCCTCCAGGAGGCCATCCGAGAACAGGCATCCAGCTACTCCGTCCAGCAGAGGGACCTCCACGACCTCATGGTGGACCTAAGGGGCCTGGTACAAGCTGGGCCCGGGCAGAGCTCTGGGGCCCAGTCAGGTGCTTCCCCCACCCGAGACAGAGACGCAGATGTCCTTTCAGCCACCTTGAAAGAGCAGCTCAGCCATTCCAGGCAGGTCCGTTCCTGTCTAGAGGGTTTACGAGAGCGGCTTGATGGCTTGGAAAAGACTTTCAGCCAAACGGCCGAGGTGGTTCAGCTTGCAAAGGCTGCAGTGCATCCGAGCCTGGTGGAGCCAGCAGATGGGGCTCTACCTGGCTCCTTGCTGGAGCAGGGGAGCATGATCCTGGCACTGTCGGACATGGAGCGGAGGCTAGAAGCCCAGGTCAACAGGAACACCATCTACAGCACGCTGGTCACGTCTGTGACATTTGTGGCCGCACTGCCTGTGCTCTACATGCTGTTCAGGGCCAGCTAG